Below is a genomic region from Candidatus Cloacimonas sp..
TTATACCGATACATCCTTCCAATTTCCTTGGTTGCTATTTCTGCATAACTTTTGACTTGCAGGCAGTTTCATATTGCACAGGCACCCTTTCAGTTGGTTTTTTGTCCTTTTTTTCAGCGTAAAGAAAAGTCCCCTTTTAGCAGAATAACTCCAAATGGCTTATGCCTCAGCATTATGTTCTCATAGACCCTAAAATCTAAAATCCTGGTTTCTTTGCTCATCAGGACATTGGAAGAATATGTTATGTTCCAGTAACATATCTGTAACAATTCTCTTACGAGATAAGAGCAGTGTTACGCCAGTGTAAGGGAGTTGTTACGCAAGGTTCTGAAGATGAATAAGTTAGGCAATAGAATTCCCTTAGGAGGCATTTTGGACACAATTACGAATGAACGCTCTGAAAAACAATGTGTTAGTAGATATGGATTAAAGGACGGTTTATTCCAATGGAAGTTACATTGACGGCTTTTTCATCATTCGTAAAGAATTGAAAATAACCAGTAAAGTTACTCCAACATCGGCAATAATTGCTTCCCATAGATTGGCAATTCCCGCAACTCCCAAAGCCATAACCAGTGCTTTTATGCTTAAAGCCAGGATGATATTTTGCCAAACCATTTTATTGGTCTCTTGGGAAATGTTGAATGCACTTTCCAGTTGTTCGGGTTTATCATTCAATAAAACGATATCTGCCGTTTCAATGGATGCTTGAGCTCCAATTTTTCCCATAGCGATTCCCGCATCGGCTCTGGCTAAAACGGGGGCATCATTTAAACCATCGCCGCAATAAGCAACTTTATTTTTAGCGGTTTTCAGGATTTCTTCCAATTTTGCCAGTTTACTTTCTGGGGTTAATTCGGCATAAAAGCTATCCAAACCAAGTTCTTTTGCCACTTTTTCCGCTTTGGGATAGCGGTCTCCGGAAAGCATTGAAAGATGCTTAATCCCTTTTTGTTTAAGGGAATGCAATACTTCTTTCATTCCGGGTTTCAATTCATCCTGAAAACTTATGTAGCCCAAATAGATGTCATTTTTCACGGTATGCACTACACTATTGTCGCCTGCATCAAGCAAATTAATAAAGCCGAAGGACTTTAAAAAATCAACATTGCCGCAAAGATAGCGGTCTTTATTATAAACCAATAAAACACCTTTACCGGGATATTCGGAAAATGCCTCTACCGCGGAGGGCTCAAAACGGTAAGAAAAAACACTTTTAATGGCTTTGGCAAAAGGATGAGAAGATGTCCATTCACACAGCCAAGTGCTATGTTTAAGTTCTTCAGGGTCAATTTCTGGCGCGGCTTTAATTTCGGCAATTCGCAAATCACCGGTGGTTAAAGTTCCGGTTTTATCAAAGACAATTGTTTTAACTTCATTTAGCATATCCAAAAATACGCTACCTTTGAAAATGATTCCCTTCTTTGCCGCTTTGCCTATTCCAATATAATAGGTTAAAGGTATGGAAATTACTAAGGCGCAAGGACAGGATACTACCAGAAAAATTAAGGAGCGTTTTAACCAGTCAGTATAATTATAACCTAAAATGGAAGGTATGGCAAATACTAAAATAGCGGCACAAACTACTGCGGGTGTGTAATATCTGGCAAAACGGGTCATAAATTTCTCGGTTTCGGATTTTTTGCTGCTGGCATTTTCGATAAGTTTTATGATGCGCGAAACCATACTTTCCGCTTCTGTCTTTTGCACTTTTATTTCCAATAACCCATTTCCATTCAAAAAACCGGCAAAAACAGTGGATTTTGGTTCTACTAAAACTGGAATTGCTTCTCCCGTTATTGAAGAGGTATCAACTGTAGAGTCCCCTTTTATTACAATGCCATCCAAAGGAATTCGTTCTCCGGCATAAACAAGAATGGTTTGTTCTTGTTTGATGTTATTCAGCTTAAGATCTTCTATCCCCTTTTCAGTTTTTAAGTGTGCTATCTCCGGTTTTAAAGCAAGCAGGGATTTTAAATTATTTCTGCTTTTGGCAATGGCTCCATTTTCCAGATACAATCCGATTTCGTAAAAAATCATAACTGCCGCGGCTTCAATAAATTCACCTAAGTAAAGTGCCCCGAAAGTAGCCAAAGTCATTAAGAAATTCTCCGTAAAAATCTGGCGGGAAGATATTTCTTGTATTGCTTTTTTAATAACTCTGTGCCCGGCAATAAGATAGGCGGCAATCCCTAAAATTGTGGAAA
It encodes:
- a CDS encoding heavy metal translocating P-type ATPase, with the translated sequence MIIEEYDVHNLDCPDCGNKIEVEINNLKEVENANLDFINKRLTIEYIEKVENPLNRLNAIAAKIDPNVQFTLAGMDIEETGNKPWFIIASILVLAVSLFFSSRVSTILGIAAYLIAGHRVIKKAIQEISSRQIFTENFLMTLATFGALYLGEFIEAAAVMIFYEIGLYLENGAIAKSRNNLKSLLALKPEIAHLKTEKGIEDLKLNNIKQEQTILVYAGERIPLDGIVIKGDSTVDTSSITGEAIPVLVEPKSTVFAGFLNGNGLLEIKVQKTEAESMVSRIIKLIENASSKKSETEKFMTRFARYYTPAVVCAAILVFAIPSILGYNYTDWLKRSLIFLVVSCPCALVISIPLTYYIGIGKAAKKGIIFKGSVFLDMLNEVKTIVFDKTGTLTTGDLRIAEIKAAPEIDPEELKHSTWLCEWTSSHPFAKAIKSVFSYRFEPSAVEAFSEYPGKGVLLVYNKDRYLCGNVDFLKSFGFINLLDAGDNSVVHTVKNDIYLGYISFQDELKPGMKEVLHSLKQKGIKHLSMLSGDRYPKAEKVAKELGLDSFYAELTPESKLAKLEEILKTAKNKVAYCGDGLNDAPVLARADAGIAMGKIGAQASIETADIVLLNDKPEQLESAFNISQETNKMVWQNIILALSIKALVMALGVAGIANLWEAIIADVGVTLLVIFNSLRMMKKPSM